GCATCAGGCCCTGCGTGACGCGCGGCATATAAAGCGTGGCGTCGCTGTAGCCCAGCTGGAAATTGGAGTTGGAAAGCTCAATCGCCGTGGAGTGATCCCAGTGGCCGTTAGGGGCGTTTGACCAGGTCACCTCAAATACCCTGCCGTAGGTATTTTTGGAATAGATCTGATCGAGTCGGGTATCAAGCGTATCCACCAGCTTAAAGGCCGCGCCGCCGTTATTCTCTACGCGGCAGGCGGTAATATTCACATATTGACCGGCGACAACCGTATTTTCGAAAAACACCTGGTTATTACTGATTTTATCTGCCGGGATGGCACCGGTGATGGCTTTCACATCGGCGGTCGCCTGGCCATCCCAGAACAATCCGCGGATAGCGGTACGGCGTGCGTTAACTTTGAATACCGGCGCTTTGGATTTATCAGAGATAATAATGGTGCGCGGCTGTACGCCATACTCACAATCATCCCCGTAGACGTTGAAAAACGGCATCTCCTTTTCGCCGCTGAGATCGATCGGGTTCACCATAAATTTACCGACCGGAAAACGAATGCCTACATCATGGATCGGGTTTTTGGTGAGATCCATCTCAGGCGAGGAAAAGCCCTTCGCCCATGTCAGCATACGCAGGCAGGCATCGCGGTTCACGCTGCCGTTATCGGCATCTTTCGTTTTATCGCCGAGTAGTCGCTTGCCACCGAAGTGATAAATATTGATCGCCTCGACGCTGTCGATGATGCGTTGCCAGTAAAAACCGCTGCCGACGGCGACGGTGCCGCCATCATCCGCCGGCGTGGCGTTGCTTCCTTTAAAGGCGACAAAACGGCCGCCGCCCTGAAAGGTATCATCTTTATCGTAGTAACGTTTGAGCATGGCGATATCGCCAGAGGCGGCAGGTACGGTCGTGCGCAGTTGAGCAAATGAATTAACTTCAATCATGGTATTTCCTTCTTAGGTTAAATGAGCCATTCGGCTCGTGGGGTGTTTACAGCGTTGTTTTACCGCGATAACGCGGGCGCTAACGTAACGGGCGCTTTGAAAGCCGCCGTGACGATGGTTTTGCGCCACTGGATGTGGCGCAGCGCCGCCGCGTTTATCAAAACGCGCGGTTAATCACGGCAAGGGATAAAGAGTGTGTTTGAGGTGCAATAAAAAGGTCGCCACGGAGGCGACCTTTGATAATGATGATTGTAGAGCCGCCGTCAGGGGCTTTCCCTGCCTTCGGATTCGGAGGCCGGTGCTGTCCATTTTATTGACGGCGGCTGGGAATACTATACCCCTGAAAATGGGGAAAATGAAAAATACAGAATATGCCTGGAGAAAAGCGTGCCGGGTCAGGATGGCGGCGGCCCTATTTTACCGTTGCGTTATCAATGGTGCGGATGGCCGTACCGTCCTGCTGTTTAATGATATTAAGCTGCACGCTGTCTGATTTACGCGTTGCCAGCACGTTGATATCCTTTTCGTCATCGCAGTTAAAATCGCCCTGTAGCGACAGGGCAACCGCATCAAGGCTGCTGTCGGTC
This DNA window, taken from Mixta gaviniae, encodes the following:
- a CDS encoding amylovoran biosynthesis protein AmsF yields the protein MIEVNSFAQLRTTVPAASGDIAMLKRYYDKDDTFQGGGRFVAFKGSNATPADDGGTVAVGSGFYWQRIIDSVEAINIYHFGGKRLLGDKTKDADNGSVNRDACLRMLTWAKGFSSPEMDLTKNPIHDVGIRFPVGKFMVNPIDLSGEKEMPFFNVYGDDCEYGVQPRTIIISDKSKAPVFKVNARRTAIRGLFWDGQATADVKAITGAIPADKISNNQVFFENTVVAGQYVNITACRVENNGGAAFKLVDTLDTRLDQIYSKNTYGRVFEVTWSNAPNGHWDHSTAIELSNSNFQLGYSDATLYMPRVTQGLMRNVWIEHTRFPGDLTNGQWIIDALSIESSDNPMVMSHARVMFRALNLQSGGRVDLSPTSAGWLSAYEDGWRRDENYGTVMTGSLRAGWYSGYRISNRTTEDKWFHVGKFHFRYANQHWHLEINGKSKTDVDTKPVDAPLLSNVCGKTYVNLYRSDNAVDGNIHFEGDSGVNDCFVLSANSGGTCEVWVKLKANCGDVILNLKNTGPTRFDEGQSSLFYPDFTENTPDLSNKSRLKLATKMTYHNGAAGYGFDNNIVTLATAAAEAPAASAAPAGYITVKINGVNRKLAYF